One part of the Campylobacter sp. RM16189 genome encodes these proteins:
- the purD gene encoding phosphoribosylamine--glycine ligase yields MNILIIGNGGREYAIALKLKSEKNVSNLYFAPGNGATSKLGKNLKVKDYHELANFAKENNITLTIVGPEAPLSEGVVDIFKEHGLLIFGPSKSAARLEGSKAFMKDFLARNGIKTARYLNTNDFNEASQFIDSLNAPIVVKADGLCAGKGVIIAKTKEEAKSSAKEMLSGESFGDAGKCVVVEEFLDGFELSFFAICDGENFVSLPVAQDHKRLLDNDEGPNTGGMGAYAPSPLATTKLIKQVEEEVVKPTLKGMKSEGNPFCGVLFVGLMVVNNEPYVLEFNVRFGDPECEVLMPLIDGNLSEILLNAAKGELKEVKLKNEFAVGVVMASKNYPYSSTPKAKIEVLKVPQNSHIAYAGVSEENGEIYADGGRVLVCVGVAKSIKEARDRAYELCENVKFQGSQYRKDIAWQMLGKDKK; encoded by the coding sequence ATGAATATCCTTATAATCGGAAACGGCGGACGAGAGTATGCAATCGCACTTAAGCTAAAAAGCGAAAAAAACGTATCAAATTTATATTTTGCACCTGGAAACGGTGCCACTTCAAAACTCGGAAAAAACTTAAAAGTCAAAGATTATCACGAACTGGCGAATTTTGCTAAAGAAAATAATATTACTTTAACTATTGTAGGCCCGGAAGCTCCGCTTAGTGAAGGAGTGGTGGATATTTTTAAAGAGCATGGACTTTTGATATTTGGACCTAGCAAAAGTGCCGCTAGACTTGAAGGCTCAAAGGCCTTTATGAAGGACTTTTTAGCAAGAAACGGTATAAAGACGGCAAGATATCTAAATACTAATGATTTTAATGAGGCAAGCCAGTTTATAGACTCACTAAACGCTCCTATCGTAGTAAAGGCTGATGGGTTATGTGCAGGAAAGGGCGTAATAATCGCAAAAACCAAAGAAGAGGCAAAATCCAGTGCAAAAGAGATGCTTAGTGGAGAGAGTTTTGGAGATGCCGGCAAATGCGTAGTAGTAGAGGAATTTTTAGACGGATTTGAATTAAGTTTCTTTGCGATCTGTGATGGAGAAAATTTTGTAAGCTTGCCTGTGGCTCAAGATCATAAAAGATTGCTTGATAATGATGAGGGGCCGAATACAGGCGGGATGGGCGCATACGCTCCAAGTCCATTAGCGACAACTAAACTCATAAAACAAGTAGAAGAAGAGGTCGTAAAGCCTACTTTAAAAGGCATGAAATCAGAAGGCAATCCTTTTTGTGGAGTGCTTTTTGTAGGGCTTATGGTGGTAAATAATGAGCCTTACGTGCTAGAATTTAACGTGCGCTTTGGAGACCCAGAGTGTGAAGTATTGATGCCATTGATAGATGGAAATTTAAGTGAAATTTTACTAAATGCCGCAAAAGGTGAACTAAAAGAGGTAAAGCTAAAGAATGAATTTGCGGTCGGAGTTGTAATGGCTAGTAAAAACTATCCATATTCAAGCACGCCAAAAGCCAAGATAGAAGTTTTAAAAGTGCCTCAAAACTCTCATATCGCATATGCTGGAGTTAGTGAAGAAAATGGTGAAATTTATGCAGACGGAGGCAGAGTACTAGTGTGTGTAGGTGTTGCTAAAAGCATAAAAGAGGCCAGAGATAGAGCTTATGAGCTTTGCGAAAATGTCAAATTTCAAGGCTCTCAATACCGAAAAGATATAGCTTGGCAGATGCTTGGTAAAGATAAAAAATGA
- a CDS encoding uroporphyrinogen-III synthase: MPRIFLVSNTKSSDKEIINLNLSEIEFLEFNLNLAVFEVLVVTSKNSISALKFNDINIEKNIAVYAIGEPCAKAAKEVGFEKIYTAQNSHGNEFAYEIAPLIQGKKALFLRAKKTASRVGEILRENGCDITQVIAYQNACKRVGVEHKPESNSILIFTAPSAVNNFILNFGWDDSYKAVSIGKTTSGELMKFTKPITSEIQSVDYCIELAKTLL; the protein is encoded by the coding sequence ATGCCTAGAATTTTCTTAGTTTCTAACACAAAGAGTAGCGATAAAGAGATAATAAATCTAAATCTTAGCGAGATTGAATTTTTAGAATTTAATCTGAATTTAGCTGTTTTTGAGGTGCTTGTAGTTACATCTAAAAATTCAATAAGCGCTTTAAAATTTAACGATATAAATATTGAAAAAAATATTGCAGTTTATGCCATCGGAGAGCCTTGCGCGAAAGCCGCCAAAGAGGTTGGATTTGAGAAAATTTATACAGCACAAAACTCTCACGGAAACGAATTTGCTTACGAGATTGCACCTTTAATACAAGGCAAAAAAGCCCTATTTTTAAGAGCTAAAAAGACCGCCTCAAGAGTGGGTGAAATTTTAAGAGAAAATGGATGTGATATAACCCAGGTAATAGCTTATCAAAATGCGTGTAAAAGGGTAGGAGTAGAGCATAAACCAGAATCAAACTCCATCTTGATATTTACCGCTCCTTCAGCTGTGAATAATTTCATATTAAATTTTGGCTGGGACGATAGCTATAAAGCCGTCAGTATAGGCAAAACCACAAGCGGTGAGCTCATGAAATTCACAAAGCCCATAACTAGCGAAATTCAAAGCGTGGATTACTGCATAGAGCTTGCTAAAACATTACTTTAA
- a CDS encoding DNA-deoxyinosine glycosylase has product MNSLLTHPFKPIFDKNSKILILGSFPSVASREQGFYYANPQNRFWRVLAAVLDCQLPKNTDEKIELLIKHKIAIYDAALVCEITGSSDAKMTKIGPSNLEPIFEVASISQVFTNGNKAYEISKKFQNEQILKATKKEIIKLPSTSPANAKFSLERLLISWSEIGKILI; this is encoded by the coding sequence ATGAATAGTTTGCTCACGCATCCATTTAAGCCGATTTTTGACAAAAACTCTAAAATTCTAATCTTAGGCTCATTTCCTTCGGTTGCTTCAAGAGAGCAGGGATTTTACTATGCCAATCCTCAAAATCGTTTTTGGAGAGTGCTTGCGGCAGTTTTAGATTGTCAGCTTCCAAAAAATACCGATGAGAAAATAGAATTGTTAATAAAGCATAAGATTGCAATTTATGACGCGGCTCTTGTTTGTGAAATAACTGGTTCAAGTGATGCCAAAATGACTAAGATAGGCCCGTCAAATTTAGAGCCTATATTTGAAGTTGCGAGCATTTCTCAAGTGTTTACAAATGGCAATAAGGCTTATGAAATTTCTAAAAAATTTCAAAATGAGCAGATTTTAAAAGCCACTAAAAAAGAGATCATAAAACTTCCTTCAACAAGTCCTGCAAATGCAAAATTTAGCCTTGAGAGGTTACTTATAAGCTGGAGCGAGATAGGTAAAATTTTGATATAA
- a CDS encoding MmcQ/YjbR family DNA-binding protein yields the protein MGGRNLKDKIVSYIEDKFNIAPEFIFQRSPKIAIFRHPKNKKWFAALLPVDAKKLNEKIAKKYSAELNILNLKCDPSLAYILCDNERIMPAYHMNKKHWISINLDSEISAEQIFDLIDQSFELTR from the coding sequence ATGGGCGGTAGAAATTTAAAAGATAAGATAGTGTCGTATATCGAGGACAAATTTAATATCGCCCCTGAATTTATATTCCAAAGAAGCCCTAAAATAGCCATTTTTAGACATCCGAAAAATAAAAAATGGTTTGCCGCTCTCCTGCCCGTAGATGCCAAAAAACTAAATGAGAAAATTGCTAAGAAATATAGCGCCGAATTGAATATATTAAACTTAAAATGCGATCCGTCTCTTGCCTATATTCTTTGTGATAATGAGCGCATAATGCCCGCTTATCATATGAATAAAAAGCACTGGATAAGTATAAATTTAGATAGCGAAATTTCAGCAGAGCAAATTTTTGATCTCATAGATCAAAGTTTCGAGCTAACAAGATGA
- a CDS encoding cupin domain-containing protein, producing MPKIYNIKDEIYFQSGGIVSQRLFSSKNLDIDLFALDKDEELDKEKRFGDSLAWVLEGEISLFYKDEKFDLKQNGGFLIAKNYWRKFETKEKTKMILINLKENVMINHLPKAEIFSLADAIEYQEGKVVSKTLVKNENGTMTLMSFDGAQGLSTHAAPGDALLVALDGELELTIADEKFDIKSGDSIVMPGKIPHALKIKDKFKMLLIVTRD from the coding sequence ATGCCAAAAATATACAATATTAAAGATGAAATTTATTTCCAAAGCGGCGGCATAGTAAGCCAAAGGCTATTTTCAAGCAAAAATTTAGATATAGATTTGTTTGCTCTTGACAAGGATGAAGAGCTTGATAAGGAGAAGAGGTTTGGTGATTCGCTGGCTTGGGTTTTAGAAGGAGAAATTTCACTTTTTTACAAAGATGAAAAATTTGATCTAAAGCAAAACGGCGGCTTTCTTATAGCCAAAAATTATTGGCGTAAATTTGAGACTAAAGAGAAAACTAAGATGATCTTAATAAATTTAAAGGAGAACGTGATGATAAATCATTTACCAAAGGCTGAAATTTTTAGTTTGGCAGATGCGATAGAGTATCAAGAGGGCAAGGTCGTAAGTAAAACTCTTGTAAAAAACGAAAACGGCACTATGACTCTGATGAGTTTTGACGGTGCGCAAGGACTTTCAACGCATGCTGCACCTGGTGATGCTCTTTTGGTGGCTCTTGATGGCGAGTTGGAGCTTACTATAGCTGATGAAAAATTTGATATAAAATCAGGCGATAGTATCGTAATGCCAGGAAAGATACCGCATGCTTTAAAAATAAAAGATAAATTTAAGATGTTGTTAATAGTTACTAGAGATTAA
- a CDS encoding ATP-dependent RecD-like DNA helicase, whose translation MDSRLKTKYVQHFSTRIPWKDNDYTGRIDDNPKFNVTAQVIPNIAESRDLEFEDDNKGKKYEKVGSLKMQSWITENAAFMSDTKLCLEMNHPYKEENERFKHFTKTDFELKPYSFLLRPFSWASKENATEKQKYYNFYFDLEKTEQMLNWSSAWVSHGESQKGIFEYFFSGISPNNSLIFPYYKQVPFIEDNRRVIAGIGNIVSNIELQEYSSDGSSEEKNYIWETNVAHSIRNDGKEGFLMPYHEILDYTQSHPDFDMESITLFEPAGFREEFSYTAEWVSYDAAIDILNQAKTVLKNIAELNLKKANHKWVNMQLKYIDIQLERIWNQRGIFPGLGSMLSAFGLRYGFDIAKYIDTSTNDLISELKLYFMGDKITEDEELDESLAENEDEFYGLLKDEVRVQYFELLSRLNLSVEQSIYAWNKLKCKSEEILNNPYLLYELTRKEEESIQIAISQIDNAMFVNPLVINKYPLENPIKMRTEGDKRRFRAMVIYVLEKAAATGHTLLSYDQTVEEINKLPLDNKTDFKTEKIEGVVNFLNKGELYVDEENTYIKLKEYQIYKELVVNVVKNRLKDGLSKKQNWRKIIDDQFGELEKNNEENDKLAREEKATALGILEASRISVLLGRAGTGKTSALGIFASSEEIKTGGVLALTPTGKARVQLENSFKKNGVNAEFMTVAQFLTRSKGFNWNTMTYKMPTEPSSSIAKTVIIDESSMLTENMFAGILKLVGTHAVRIIFIGDPNQLPPIGAGRPFVDLIHYLEGYYPKNVAKLKTEMRQGAGGDDLIFAQIFSNADSIDKDLIYRIQNNEIDSRFQFVQYTDLEDLKKVLFEKIPQIANMDDEDDIDGFNISLGATIDKYTNYPTGKYIENWQILSATKFIGVGSCFLNSLIHEKYRKHIVDEWNKYWYSKYSPQSIQNIVYGDKIISNVNGERCYWDGSSGKAYVANGEIGIMSNYPGHYGKNDKNTKWYKFRFASFEGKEFSYLKDDFGGDNSDSELELAYALTVHKSQGSGFGKTIVIINGKSLFITKELLYTAFSRQKEKLVIISDLPVEELIRYANDWYSDTKQRYTDLFETPNITEINIGKQKRYFAENLIHKTSRGEMVRSKSEVIVANILNKIKVDYLYEEPLNVNGKIYVPDFTLNYEGKTAYLEHLGMLSDLSYRKRWEEKKVNYESEGISEIKGNLIITKDGLDGSIDAELIENKIRTWMADI comes from the coding sequence ATGGATAGTAGATTGAAAACAAAATATGTACAACACTTTTCGACAAGAATTCCTTGGAAGGACAATGATTATACTGGAAGAATTGACGATAATCCCAAGTTTAATGTGACTGCCCAAGTAATACCTAATATTGCGGAATCAAGAGATTTAGAGTTTGAAGATGACAATAAAGGTAAAAAATATGAAAAAGTAGGCTCATTGAAAATGCAGAGTTGGATTACGGAAAATGCGGCTTTCATGAGTGATACTAAACTTTGCCTTGAAATGAACCATCCATATAAAGAAGAGAACGAAAGGTTTAAGCATTTTACTAAAACTGATTTTGAGTTAAAACCATATTCTTTTTTGCTGCGTCCATTTTCTTGGGCTTCAAAGGAAAATGCTACAGAAAAGCAAAAATATTATAATTTTTATTTTGATTTAGAAAAGACAGAGCAAATGCTTAATTGGTCGAGTGCATGGGTATCACATGGCGAGTCTCAAAAAGGGATTTTTGAATATTTTTTTTCAGGGATTAGTCCAAATAATTCGCTGATTTTTCCTTACTACAAACAAGTACCATTTATTGAAGACAATAGGCGTGTGATTGCCGGAATAGGGAATATCGTATCGAATATAGAACTTCAGGAATATTCATCGGATGGAAGCAGCGAAGAAAAGAACTATATTTGGGAAACAAATGTGGCTCACTCTATAAGAAATGATGGTAAAGAAGGCTTTTTAATGCCTTATCATGAAATATTAGACTATACTCAAAGTCATCCTGATTTTGATATGGAAAGCATTACATTATTTGAACCGGCAGGTTTTAGAGAAGAGTTTTCATATACAGCAGAATGGGTTAGCTATGATGCGGCAATTGATATTCTAAATCAAGCAAAAACTGTATTAAAAAATATAGCCGAACTTAATCTCAAAAAAGCTAATCATAAATGGGTTAATATGCAACTTAAATATATTGATATTCAATTAGAAAGAATTTGGAATCAGCGTGGAATATTTCCGGGACTTGGCTCTATGCTCTCAGCTTTTGGCTTAAGATACGGATTTGATATTGCAAAATATATCGATACATCTACTAATGATTTGATTTCAGAATTGAAATTGTATTTTATGGGAGATAAGATAACGGAGGATGAAGAATTAGATGAAAGCTTGGCTGAAAATGAAGATGAATTTTACGGCTTGTTAAAAGATGAAGTAAGAGTACAATATTTCGAACTGTTGTCTCGATTAAATCTTTCGGTTGAACAGTCTATTTATGCATGGAACAAGTTAAAGTGTAAATCTGAAGAAATTTTGAACAATCCCTATCTCCTATATGAATTGACAAGAAAAGAAGAAGAGAGTATTCAGATTGCTATTTCTCAAATCGACAATGCAATGTTTGTTAATCCACTGGTAATAAATAAGTATCCGCTTGAGAACCCGATTAAAATGAGAACAGAAGGTGATAAACGCCGATTTAGAGCAATGGTGATATATGTTTTGGAAAAAGCTGCGGCTACTGGACATACTTTACTTAGTTATGATCAAACGGTTGAAGAAATCAATAAACTTCCATTAGATAATAAAACTGATTTTAAAACAGAGAAAATTGAAGGTGTTGTTAACTTTTTAAACAAAGGTGAATTGTATGTTGATGAGGAAAATACATATATTAAATTGAAAGAATATCAAATTTATAAGGAATTAGTGGTTAACGTAGTCAAAAATCGTTTGAAAGACGGTTTGTCAAAGAAACAGAACTGGCGGAAGATTATTGATGACCAATTTGGAGAGCTGGAGAAAAATAATGAAGAAAATGATAAACTAGCTCGTGAGGAGAAGGCGACGGCATTAGGAATTCTTGAAGCATCTAGGATATCTGTCTTATTAGGAAGAGCCGGAACGGGCAAAACATCGGCATTGGGTATTTTTGCTTCTTCTGAAGAGATTAAAACCGGTGGAGTATTAGCGCTGACTCCTACAGGTAAAGCGAGAGTACAGCTTGAGAACTCATTTAAGAAAAATGGAGTGAATGCTGAATTTATGACTGTGGCACAATTTCTTACTCGTTCAAAGGGTTTCAATTGGAATACGATGACGTATAAAATGCCAACAGAACCAAGTTCCAGTATTGCTAAGACGGTAATTATTGATGAAAGTTCAATGTTGACGGAGAATATGTTTGCCGGTATATTAAAATTGGTTGGTACGCATGCAGTCAGAATTATTTTTATAGGGGATCCTAATCAATTGCCTCCCATAGGAGCGGGACGTCCATTTGTAGATTTAATCCATTATTTGGAAGGCTACTATCCTAAAAATGTTGCAAAATTAAAAACGGAGATGAGGCAGGGAGCGGGTGGAGATGACTTGATATTTGCTCAAATATTTTCCAACGCAGATTCTATCGATAAGGATCTAATTTATCGTATTCAAAATAATGAAATAGATAGTCGTTTTCAATTTGTTCAATATACTGATTTAGAAGATCTGAAAAAAGTTTTATTTGAAAAAATACCACAAATTGCAAATATGGATGATGAAGATGATATTGATGGATTTAACATTAGTTTAGGTGCTACAATAGATAAGTATACCAATTATCCGACCGGCAAATATATAGAAAATTGGCAGATTTTATCTGCAACTAAATTTATTGGGGTAGGGAGTTGTTTTTTAAATAGTCTGATTCACGAAAAATATCGCAAACATATTGTTGATGAATGGAATAAATATTGGTATTCAAAATATAGCCCTCAATCGATTCAAAACATAGTATATGGAGACAAAATCATATCAAATGTAAATGGCGAACGCTGCTATTGGGATGGTTCATCTGGAAAGGCATATGTAGCAAACGGTGAAATTGGAATCATGTCAAATTATCCAGGACATTACGGTAAGAATGATAAGAATACGAAGTGGTATAAATTCCGCTTTGCTTCCTTTGAGGGAAAAGAATTTTCCTATTTGAAAGATGATTTTGGTGGAGATAATAGTGATTCCGAGCTAGAACTTGCATATGCTCTAACTGTCCATAAATCACAGGGTTCCGGTTTTGGAAAAACCATAGTAATTATAAACGGAAAAAGTTTATTTATCACAAAGGAACTATTATATACCGCATTTTCCCGTCAAAAGGAAAAATTAGTGATCATAAGTGATCTACCCGTCGAAGAATTAATTCGGTATGCCAATGATTGGTATTCCGATACCAAACAAAGATATACAGATTTATTCGAAACTCCAAATATTACGGAGATAAATATCGGAAAGCAGAAACGATACTTTGCAGAAAATCTGATTCATAAAACAAGTCGAGGTGAAATGGTTAGATCAAAGTCTGAGGTAATAGTTGCTAATATTTTAAATAAAATTAAAGTTGATTATTTATACGAGGAGCCATTAAATGTTAATGGCAAAATTTATGTCCCTGATTTTACTCTAAATTATGAAGGAAAAACTGCTTATCTTGAACATCTTGGAATGTTAAGTGATTTATCATACAGAAAGCGTTGGGAAGAGAAAAAAGTAAATTATGAAAGCGAAGGTATATCAGAAATTAAAGGGAATTTAATAATTACTAAAGATGGATTAGACGGGAGCATAGACGCAGAATTAATAGAGAATAAAATTAGAACATGGATGGCGGACATTTGA